A genomic stretch from Penicillium digitatum chromosome 4, complete sequence includes:
- a CDS encoding RabGAP/TBC, which translates to MAPIKYTPPPTPSPPASCYDMSDDDEDEYNTITQAASSRGVKLLFSKSKVYVHPTSSSKDNIPGFIALIQQKPLPASHASASQTKKPDIPSYLLAWVPESSLGEAYDTYVKVDLSEGDSPPRQKYLVPPLPTTTTYKDPIGLYSFAVPLSEIFSLLVRPPSLGWWYGSLVLNTRAGDGFPALFFHDDECESTILQKRKRVKETFDPFGKEGGLFWGGDEVLRWLRRYVEVQRSAVDSNVYLVNPSDEDQLSFGRPVSQEKAISATAQPEAAAAGSRAEPPDASMDPFMKTLKETRWKVLEQLSKITTFTRRTANDIADNPRIPPQMRRLMKNPEIQTLQNEFDSARVYLARWAMTIAEQSEKERNQRIWTAQDMLEMENSSVGDFEILELETGNLALQERRRVLQLNEWEGFFDPISGRLQVTTEEVKERIFHGGLDPNDGVRKEAWLFLLGVYSWDSSREERQAMMNSRRDEYIRLKAGWWERMVEGNSTIEQFDHWKEQKNRIEKDVHRTDRAVPLFAGEDIPHPDPDSPFAETGTNVHLEQLKDMLLTYNEFNPDLGYVQGMSDLLAPIYAVMQDDAVAFWGFVGFMDRMEYNFLRDQSGMRGQLVALDNLVQLMDPQLYLHLQSAECTNFFFFFRMLLVWYKREFDWSDVLRLWETLWTDYLSSSFHLFIALAILEKHRDAIMDHLKHFDEVLKYINELSNTMDLVPLLTRAESLFHRFERSVQAIDKKENFPTAPIAHQRRPGATGKASPTVVGSSSGVNAGPSNLQKAIDAGKPKVVSPELRVLLRKDIPWKRHQAP; encoded by the exons ATGGCCCCGATCAAATACACGCCTCCTCCTACACCGTCACCTCCAGCATCTTGTTACGATATgagcgacgacgacgaagatgaaTACAACACCATCACCCAGGCAGCCTCAAGTAGAGGGGTGAAGCTGCTCTTCtcaaaaagcaaa GTCTATGTCCATCCAACTTCCTCCTCCAAAGATAATATCCCTGGCTTCATCGCCCTCATCCAGCAAAAACCTCTCCCCGCATCACATGCATCCGCATCCCAAACCAAAAAACCCGACATACCCTCATATCTCCTCGCCTGGGTTCCAGAGTCCTCCCTCGGAGAAGCATATGACACATATGTGAAAGTCGACCTTTCTGAAGGTGACTCTCCGCCGCGCCAGAAGTACCTGGTTCCGCCGCTTccgaccaccaccacctACAAAGATCCCATCGGATTGTATTCTTTTGCAGTTCCGCTATCAGAGATATTCTCCCTACTAGTACGACCGCCAAGCCTAGGATGGTGGTATGGGAGTTTGGTGCTCAATACCCGAGCGGGCGATGGCTTCCCCGCGTTATTTTTCCATGACGACGAATGCGAGTCAACCATCCTgcaaaagaggaagagggtCAAAGAAACCTTCGATCCATTTGGCAAAGAAGGCGGATTGTTTTGGGGCGGTGATGAAGTGCTGCGCTGGTTGCGGAGGTATGTGGAGGTGCAGCGCTCTGCCGTCGACAGCAACGTCTACCTCGTCAACCCTTCGGATGAGGATCAGCTGTCTTTTGGCCGGCCGGTGAGTCAGGAGAAAGCAATATCAGCAACGGCACAGCCCGAAGCCGCCGCTGCCGGATCCCGAGCCGAACCGCCAGATGCCAGCATGGATCCATTTATGAAGACTCTCAAGGAAACACGGTGGAAAGTGCTGGAGCAGCTCAGCAAAATCACCACTTTTACCCGTCGGACTGCCAATGACATAGCAGACAATCCTCGCATCCCGCCACAGATGCGCCGCCTAATGAAGAATCCAGAGATCCAGACGTTGCAAAACGAGTTTGACAGCGCTAGGGTCTATCTGGCTCGGTGGGCGATGACTATTGCCGAGCAGAGTGAGAAAGAGCGAAACCAGCGCATATGGACTGCGCAGGATATGCTGGAAATGGAGAATAGCTCGGTTGGCGACTTTGAGATCTTAGAGCTGGAGACCGGGAACCTGGCTCTCCAGGAGCGACGCCGGGTTCTCCAACTGAACGAATGGGAGGGCTTCTTCGACCCAATCTCAGGTCGACTTCAAGTCACGACGGAGGAAGTGAAGGAGCGGATCTTCCATGGTGGCTTGGATCCCAATGATGGCGTCAGAAAGGAGGCGTGGCTTTTCCTCCTCGGTGTGTATTCGTGGGATAGCAGCCGCGAAGAGCGCCAAGCGATGATGAACTCCAGGCGCGATGAGTATATCCGGCTGAAGGCAGGCTGGTGGGAGCGAATGGTCGAGGGGAACTCAACGATCGAGCAGTTTGATCATTGGAAAGAGCAGAAGAATCGGATAG AGAAGGACGTTCACCGCACAGACCGTGCAGTTCCTTTGTTTGCGGGCGAAGACATCCCTCATCCGGACCCTGATTCTCCGTTTGCCGAGACGGGCACCAACGTGCACCTGGAGCAGTTGAAGGATATGCTGTTGACATATAATGAATTCAACCCTGATCTTGGATACGTCCAAGGAATGAGTGATCTCCTGGCACCAATCTATGCGGTGATGCAAGATGACGCCGTAGCTTTCTGGGGATTTGTCGGATTCATGGATCGAATG GAATATAATTTCCTCCGTGACCAGTCTGGAATGCGTGGCCAACTAGTAGCACTGGATAACCTCGTCCAGCTCATGGACCCACAGCTTTACTTGCACCTGCAGTCCGCCGAGTGTaccaatttcttctttttcttccgcATGCTGCTGGTGTGGTACAAACGGGAGTTTGACTGGAGCGATGTCCTGCGTCTATGGGAGACACTGTGGACCGACTATCTCTCTAGCAGCTTCCACCTGTTCATTGCGCTTGCCATTCTCGAGAAACACCGAGATGCAATCATGGATCATCTGAAGCACTTTGATGAAGTCCTGAAATACA TCAACGAACTCTCCAACACTATGGATCTTGTACCTCTTCTCACCCGCGCAGAATCGCTCTTCCACCGGTTTGAGCGTTCTGTACAAGCCATtgacaagaaagaaaacttCCCCACAGCTCCAATCGCCCACCAGCGTCGTCCAGGCGCAACCGGAAAGGCGTCTCCAACTGTTGTTGGATCAAGCAGCGGGGTCAATGCTGGCCCCTCTAATCTTCAAAAGGCAATCGATGCTGGCAAGCCGAAAGTGGTTTCCCCAGAGCTACGTGTCTTACTTCGAAAAGACATCCCCTGGAAACGCCATCAGGCTCCATGA
- a CDS encoding Growth-arrest-specific protein 2 domain yields the protein MATNRINPNRPSIHLSPSHSRSNSRSTSHDKVPGSIYQQLDPLLSNLSPESTLQALTSTDAVPSNEQAAHDILSRSISQVSPSERALGIRAAVAAQNLNLWHKEVQSWDWPNQRDAKVGMGFIPPSESHLGGNFIPSGLSASPSNTQGRYYGSLLASVVEGYERRADEIRDGMEDLNVEELKEHVLNAHIPSRSRPSSATSCASVPPPLSYVQLSDFTAVITATILRALPYLSRLNALLATWEVRIFVLRQIPGLLRELSLTRSALDSSLEALRTPHSSASNPSESSDAFLAADHAKLETAVVAVGRRMDRVLDALEGRPDSLPEQWIDYLEAIESDFAIWVVEAGKYKVHNAWLRSKAEAQMAEMRAPDLQRAESSKETRQDPTSDTVVPEPSDDLTFNQEQIVENAPELQYALEQSTVPLEETPLPADCVEGDTSPNLRLSTSLSTCQFEEKQEDLTPVVVADDLDTPTQSHFPPAPAHTPDAIDCTLQNSEDFSPPGFQQLDGAVPFLSHASTRPMLLPECSALAEESFAQVSTVPEIEAPLTEVVVSAGVSTAEEPNDSASRKDLPCETVADQKETNVDEDENQPAPPSKSTKLNPEPQTVSSPVAQDAESRIGPREQNQCDTPVAATISPVLTPNRSEIRVPKSRLSGRVSQIPMPVASPKSGPNPLPMKSHHPRNEGKPEPYQRADRKPLQSPIKLSKYRPGIPDLDKDGTVAHKSTHRRRTSTGSVGSLLSYHSSLISSPEVPESHTDSTDITPLGTSSHPGSIHTPSHGDHTLREDRLRRLENQKPGRRISFQQSRAVSLPLERFINERLGLDLGSEPAPGVTGVNTSRTRTSSVTSADFPKPPETRNKITFQDPSAASIPPTPRLPTGHHQLSRGKSASDLSSQNEMAKIAERNKKTFGMNSARRAMEHLLQPKSARWRQRLTAHPSLESLGVKRQELSYVEEHESELTDFGFRPPSPTKHSKQPRDQLDEKINSILNSLPGHIHLVDSNNEAEISSLSSSLDRRMQYRSESPTGPTRSNTPAPSLTLMPASRRRYSHAYKTEDSCVKLYHLHHGGQNAPTKLFVRTVGEEGQRVMVRVGGGWADLGEYLREYVIHHGRRKVSMLTPTASYLASDRTAPSQLPPVLSAQPPSSITVHKKRRDSITSDVMGTRSVSTSHLSSYTSSSPIVAPLPSATGRRLSVSSGCSVGDTNSPNNNNNNNNNNNNNNNNNNNNNNNNNNNNTTTTSTATETRSTPLGLAGPNPRARHESMSPEGEAWVANVLQKTRRSSSNNPPQFALNVPPSHDADDRFEIVDGTVSGHSLPKVRSIGDIGFNGTGKRVALKGLRSRRP from the exons ATGGCGACCAATCGAATAAATCCGAATCGTCCTTCCATCCACCTCTCCCCATCCCACTCCCGAAGCAACTCGCGCTCAACCTCACATGACAAAGTCCCTGGCTCCATCTACCAACAACTCGACCCTCTCCTCAGCAATCTCTCCCCCGAATCAACTCTTCAAGCGCTCACATCAACCGATGCAGTCCCTTCGAACGAACAAGCCGCTCATGATATCCTCTCGCGAAGCATCTCCCAGGTGTCGCCATCCGAACGCGCCCTAGGGATACGCGCCGCGGTAGCCGCCCAAAACTTGAATCTGTGGCACAAAGAGGTCCAATCATGGGATTGGCCAAATCAGCGCGATGCGAAGGTTGGGATGGGTTTTATTCCTCCATCTGAGTCGCACCTTGGGGGGAATTTTATCCCTTCCGGGCTCTCGGCTTCCCCCAGCAATACTCAGGGACGCTACTACGGGAGCTTGTTAGCCTCCGTGGTCGAGGGATACGAGAGGAGAGCCGACGAAATCCGGGACGGAATGGAAGATCTGAACGTGGAAGAATTGAAGGAGCACGTTTTGAATGCCCACATTCCATCCAGGTCTCGTCCCTCGTCCGCCACAAGCTGCGCATCCGTGCCTCCGCCGCTCAGCTATGTTCAACTGAGTGACTTCACAGCTGTCATTACCGCGACCATCCTGCGAGCTCTCCCATACCTATCGCGACTGAACGCTCTACTTGCCACTTGGGAAGTTCGCATTTTTGTCTTGCGCCAAATTCCTGGTCTGCTGAGAGAGCTGAGCTTGACCCGCTCCGCCCTTGACTCCTCCCTCGAAGCCTTGCGAACCCCGCATTCTAGTGCCTCCAACCCGAGCGAATCCTCCGATGCATTCCTAGCTGCCGATCATGCTAAACTTGAGACTGCAGTCGTGGCTGTAGGGAGGCGGATGGACCGAGTTCTCGACGCGTTGGAGGGTCGTCCGGACTCTTTGCCCGAACAGTGGATTGATTACCTAGAAGCCATTGAGTCCGATTTTGCCATCTGGGTGGTAGAGGCTGGTAAATACAAGGTTCACAACGCGTGGCTGCGGTCAAAAGCCGAGGCTCAAATGGCCGAGATGCGCGCACCCGACCTCCAGCGCGCAGAGTCATCGAAGGAAACACGGCAGGACCCAACATCCGATACAGTAGTACCGGAACCTTCAGATGATCTCACTTTCAATCAGGAGCAAATCGTCGAAAATGCACCTGAACTTCAGTATGCTCTTGAACAATCAACGGTGCCTCTTGAAGAGACACCACTTCCTGCGGACTGTGTGGAAGGGGACACCTCGCCAAACCTACGACTCTCGACGTCTCTGTCAACATGTCAATTTGAAGAGAAGCAGGAAGACCTCACACCTGTGGTCGTGGCAGATGACCTAGACACACCAACACAGTCCCACTTTCCACCAGCTCCTGCCCATACGCCTGACGCAATTGATTGCACGTTGCAAAACAGTGAAGATTTTTCTCCGCCCGGCTTCCAGCAGCTCGACGGAGCAGTGCCATTTCTCAGCCATGCCTCGACAAGACCAATGCTATTGCCAGAGTGTAGTGCTCTGGCTGAGGAATCTTTCGCTCAAGTATCCACTGTGCCTGAAATCGAGGCCCCACTTACTGAGGTTGTCGTTTCTGCTGGTGTGTCTACCGCGGAAGAGCCGAATGACTCCGCTAGTCGCAAAGACTTGCCTTGTGAAACTGTAGCTGatcaaaaagaaacaaacgttgatgaggatgagaatCAACCTGCTCCACCCTCCAAATCTACCAAACTTAATCCTGAGCCTCAAACCGTCAGCTCTCCTGTTGCCCAAGATGCCGAATCCAGAATCGGGCCGAGGGAACAGAACCAGTGTGATACGCCGGTAGCAGCAACTATTTCTCCGGTTCTGACACCAAACAGGTCAGAAATACGAGTGCCGAAATCGAGGCTGTCTGGCCGAGTTTCTCAAATACCCATGCCTGTGGCGTCACCCAAGTCAGGCCCAAATCCTTTGCCTATGAAGTCTCACCACCCGCGGAACGAAGGAAAGCCAGAACCTTATCAGCGGGCTGATCGCAAGCCGTTACAGAGCCCTATTAAACTTTCCAAATACCGCCCAGGGATTCCTGATCTCGACAAAGATGGCACAGTGGCGCACAAATCTACGCATCGTCGTCGGACATCTACTGGGTCTGTGGGGTCTTTGCTTTCATACCACTCTTCCCTCATATCCAGCCCTGAAGTACCTGAGTCCCACACTGACTCCACTGACATAACGCCCCTTGGGACATCATCTCACCCCGGATCTATACACACTCCTTCGCATGGGGACCATACCCTGAGAGAGGATCGTTTGCGTCGCTTGGAAAATCAGAAGCCTGGTCGACGAATCTCTTTCCAGCAAAGTCGCGCTGTCAGCCTGCCCCTCGAGCGGTTTATCAACGAACGCTTGGGGTTGGACCTGGGAAGCGAGCCGGCGCCAGGTGTGACTGGCGTGAACACGTCTAGGACCAGGACATCCTCTGTAACATCTGCCGACTTCCCCAAACCACCAGAA ACACGAAACAAAATCACATTCCAGGATCCGTCTGCTGCATCCATTCCACCGACTCCACGTCTCCCTACTGGCCATCATCAACTGTCTCGAGGCAAGTCTGCAAGTGACTTGAGCTCTCAGAATGAGATGGCGAAAATTGCAGAACGAAATAAGAAGACTTTCGGGATGAATTCCGCCCGAAGAGCCATGGAGCACCTTCTTCAGCCCAAATCTGCCCGATGGCGACAGCGACTGACTGCTCATCCTAGTCTCGAAAGCCTGGGTGTGAAGAGACAAGAGTTGTCATATGTAGAAGAGCATGAATCTGAACTCACCGATTTCGGATTCCGTCCTCCCTCGCCAACCAAACACAGCAAGCAACCGCGAGACCAGCTCGATGAGAAAATCAACTCTATTCTCAACTCGCTGCCTGGCCATATCCATTTGGTGGATTCTAACAACGAAGCAGAGATATCCTCGTTATCGTCATCGTTGGACAGACGAATGCAGTATAGATCCGAATCCCCGACTGGCCCTACTCGCAGCAATACTCCCGCGCCTTCTCTGACTTTGATGCCCGCTTCTCGGAGACGGTACTCTCATGCCTACAAGACAGAGGACAGCTGTGTCAAACTTTATCACCTTCATCACGGGGGCCAGAACGCACCAACTAAACTTTTTGTTCGCACCGTTGGGGAAGAAGGGCAGCGAGTGATGGTTCGTGTTGGCGGTGGATGGGCTGACCTTGGCGAATACCTTCGCGAATATGTTATTCATCACGGCCGTCGTAAAGT TTCTATGTTGACCCCGACTGCTTCGTATCTTGCCTCCGACCGGACTGCCCCCTCCCAGCTACCACCCGTGCTCAGTGCCCAGCCGCCTTCCTCCATTACCGTTCACAAGAAACGACGAGACTCAATCACGTCTGATGTAATGGGCACCAGGTCGGTATCAACAAGCCACCTATCCTCCTACACCTCATCTTCGCCGATCGTCGCCCCTCTCCCTTCCGCTACCGGCAGACGCCTTTCAGTGTCTTCGGGCTGTTCAGTTGGCGACACTAACTCCcccaacaacaacaacaacaacaacaacaacaacaacaacaacaacaacaacaacaacaacaacaacaacaacaacaacaacaacaacaccacTACTACCTCCACGGCCACTGAAACCCGCTCAACTCCACTGGGATTAGCTGGTCCCAACCCACGTGCTCGGCACGAATCCATGAGCCCGGAGGGTGAAGCCTGGGTTGCAAATGTTCTCCAAAAGACCCGCCGCTCTAGTTCCAATAACCCACCTCAGTTCGCACTAAACGTGCCGCCCAGCCACGATGCCGATGACCGATTTGAGATTGTCGACGGCACTGTGAGTGGACACTCCTTGCCCAAAGTCCGCAGCATTGGCGATATCGGATTTAATGGCACAGGCAAGCGGGTCGCGCTGAAAGGTCTACGGTCTCGCAGGCCGTAA
- a CDS encoding Hexokinase, putative: MQGFRYRPELVEGLPEELTKELKKYENWFCLDPPRLKMISDHFAQELEKGLTVEGGSIPMNVTWIMNYPTGQEKGRILTVDLGGTNIRVCDVCLSAGKRDFEQRQRKYKLPEEVKTATKDALWGFIADRIESFLHESQAATSASASNPLPMAFTFSFPVDQKSIRSGILQHWTKNFNVSGVNVPVKLVALVNDTAGTLVASRYRDPQVKIGSIFSTGCNAAYMEECRLIPKLHDSGLPEDATVIINTEYGSFDNERKVLPLTPFDRQIDDESAHPGRQIYEKMVAGLYIGEMLRLVLLEMHKGGLLFKGQDVSRLRTANSLETSFLSNVEMDMSESLTDMKEEFKVSLNLELSLAELKACRLLIGLIAMRAARLYACGIAAICKKKGIRQCHVGVDGSVFSRYSLLKGRATQGLRDIFDWGENRLDKIALNSAEDGSGVGAALVASLTLDPSELEDCNTEDI, encoded by the exons ATGCAAGGATTTCGCTACCGCCCAGAACTTGTGGAAGGTCTTCCCGAAGAGCTCACCAAAGAGCTCAAGAAATATGAGAATTGGTTTTGCCTCGATCCGCCCAGGTTGAAGATGATCTCGGATCACTTTGCTCAGGAGCTGGAGAAAGGTCTTACCGTCGAGGGTGGGTCTATT CCTATGAACGTGACATGGATCATGAATTATCCGACGGGCCAGGAGAAAGGACGCATTCTCACCGTTGACCTGGGAGGAACCAATATCCGTGTGTGTGATGTCTGTCTCTCCGCGGGAAAGAGAGACTTCGAGCAACGTCAACGAAAATATAAGCTTCCAGAGGAAGTCAAGACAGCCACGAAAGATGCTCTGTGGGGGTTTATTGCGGACCGCATTGAATCGTTTCTTCATGAAAGTCAGGCTGCTACCAGCGCTTCTGCTTCGAACCCACTACCTATGGCGTTCACATTCTCATTCCCAGTGGACCAAAAGTCTATCCGCAGCGGCATTCTGCAGcactggaccaagaacttcAACGTTTCCGGAGTG AACGTCCCAGTGAAACTGGTCGCCCTCGTCAACGACACAGCGGGGACCCTTGTCGCATCACGTTACCGGGATCCGCAGGTGAAGATTGGTAGCATTTTCAGTACTGGCTGTAATGCAGCGTACATGGAAGAATGTCGATTGATCCCGAAGCTGCATGATTCAGGACTGCCCGAAGATGCAACTGTAATCATCAACACCGAGTACGGTTCCTTTGATAACGAGCGTAAAGTACTGCCCTTGACTCCATTTGACCGCCAGATCGACGACGAGTCCGCCCATCCCGGTAGGCAGATCTATGAGAAGATGGTGGCTGGGTTGTACATAGGAGAGATGCTGCGCCTGGTATTGCTGGAAATGCACAAGGGAGGTTTACTCTTCAAGGGGCAAGATGTCTCACGTCTTCGGACTGCGAACTCATTGGAGACGTCCTTTCTGTCTAATGTCGAGATGGACATGTCAGAAAGTCTGACCGACATGAAAGAGGAGTTCAAAGTGAGCCTCAATCTGGAACTTTCGCTGGCGGAGCTGAAGGCGTGTCGTCTTCTTATCGGCCTTATCGCGATGCGTGCAGCGCGTCTCTACGCGTGTGGAATTGCGGCCATCtgcaaaaagaaagggatCCGTCAATGCCACGTTGGAGTTGACGGATCAGTGTTCAGTAGATATAGTTTGTTGAAGGGACGGGCAACTCAGGGTCTTCGTGATATATTTGATTGGGGCGAAAACAGGTTGGACAAGATTGCTCTGAACTCGGCAGAGGATGGGTCTGGAGTAGGAGCAGCTTTGGTTGCGAGTTTGACTCTTGACCCGAGTGAACTAGAAGATTGTAACACGGAGGATATCTAA